The Flavobacteriales bacterium genome has a window encoding:
- a CDS encoding Omp28-related outer membrane protein, whose amino-acid sequence MKKVLAIVLVTGLVFAGCKEKEENNGTGNLEPAQEQRALVMETTGSWCGFCPNGAEMMIQEEHNFGSDMMGIALHTGDALETPTASAFSNNFPTSGVPNFYVGNQNSGQSIAGNIANLIAQSPMAGVVHNWTRSGDKINIKSKVKFYEAGTGIYYVGTYFIQGDIEASGSLTQADYTDRLEIVDGVSKWKVDAAPVNSNGSQKYLIKAGDTYLHAHTLTSSADGLTTWGEAIPVAPVSGDEYTMNFTITIPSTAATSGMKVLTVLWKDDGSGGVQYVNGYMK is encoded by the coding sequence ATGAAAAAAGTCTTAGCTATTGTCCTCGTTACCGGTCTGGTCTTCGCCGGGTGTAAAGAGAAAGAAGAGAACAACGGAACCGGAAACTTGGAGCCGGCACAAGAGCAACGTGCTTTGGTGATGGAAACCACCGGTTCTTGGTGTGGTTTCTGTCCAAACGGAGCTGAAATGATGATCCAAGAGGAGCACAATTTCGGAAGCGACATGATGGGTATCGCTCTTCACACTGGAGACGCGTTGGAGACTCCAACCGCTTCAGCATTCAGCAATAACTTCCCAACTTCTGGTGTACCTAACTTCTACGTTGGAAATCAGAATTCAGGACAGAGCATCGCCGGAAACATCGCCAACTTGATCGCCCAGTCACCAATGGCCGGTGTTGTACACAACTGGACGCGTTCAGGGGACAAGATCAACATCAAATCCAAAGTGAAGTTCTACGAAGCCGGAACCGGTATTTATTACGTAGGAACGTACTTTATCCAAGGCGATATCGAGGCTTCCGGATCATTGACCCAGGCTGATTACACCGATCGTTTAGAAATCGTCGACGGAGTATCTAAGTGGAAAGTTGATGCCGCTCCTGTTAATTCTAACGGTAGCCAGAAATACTTGATCAAAGCGGGTGACACGTATCTTCATGCACACACTTTGACTTCGTCTGCGGACGGATTAACTACTTGGGGAGAGGCGATTCCTGTAGCACCTGTGTCGGGAGACGAGTACACAATGAACTTTACCATCACAATTCCTTCAACCGCGGCGACTAGTGGAATGAAGGTATTGACCGTTCTATGGAAAGACGACGGTTCAGGTGGTGTTCAGTACGTAAATGGATACATGAAATAA